CGTGGGGCTGATGCTTGCATCCCCAAGGGGATGCGTTCGTTTGAAAGTGAAGGAAGAGCATTCCCCGCGGGGGAGGGGCGGACGATGACGGGCGGGATGCGTCGTACGGACGACGAGCGGGCTCGTTTCGAGGCCGAGGTGGATTCTCTCGTGCCCCGGTTGCATCGGTTCTGTCTGACATTGTGTCGTGACAGACAAGAGGCGGAGGATTTGCTGCAGGAGGCCCTGATTCGTGCCTACCTCCACCGGGAGAGCTACCGGCAACGGGGCTCATTCTTCGGTTGGTTGTGCGGCATCGCGCGCCATCAATTCATCGAGACGCGGCGCGCGAGCGCGCGCCGCCGCTCGTTGTTGGACTCGGTGCTCGAGGGGGCCACGTCGGTGCTCGGCTCGCTCTTCGCCGGAGGGGTGGATCAGCCGGATCCCGAGACACGGGTGTGTCAATCCCAGGAGGCGGAGCTGTTGCTGCGCTGCCTGCACGCGCTCCCCGAGAAATTCCGGCTGGTGGTCCTCCTGTGTGACGTGGAGGAGCTTGGGTACGAGGAGGTCGCGCAAGTGCTCGGCCTCCCGGTGGGAACGGTCAAGAGCCGGCATTTCCGGGGCCGCGCCCTGCTGGGCGCCGCCTACAAGTCCTCGCTGACCCACCCGCCTTCCCTGGTTG
This is a stretch of genomic DNA from Archangium violaceum. It encodes these proteins:
- a CDS encoding RNA polymerase sigma factor; the protein is MRRTDDERARFEAEVDSLVPRLHRFCLTLCRDRQEAEDLLQEALIRAYLHRESYRQRGSFFGWLCGIARHQFIETRRASARRRSLLDSVLEGATSVLGSLFAGGVDQPDPETRVCQSQEAELLLRCLHALPEKFRLVVLLCDVEELGYEEVAQVLGLPVGTVKSRHFRGRALLGAAYKSSLTHPPSLVGAGGCP